CCTTTACAGAGCATATAAAGGAGAGCTGCGAAAGATTATGGTTCAACAAAAAGAACTGGCTTTATCCTTTATTAACGGTACATCAAAAAGTTTTATTGAACAGGTAAAACCAGAGGATACCGTACCCCTGGGAGCCTACTTTCTTCCGGGATACCTGATTTACTACATGGGGGTGATTTATGGTGTGTTTTAAAAGGTTCATGGTTAAAAAACGGGGAGAAGGATTAATTTTTATCTCCATTATCTTTGTAATTCTCATTGTATTAATCCTGAACGGTGCTCAATTGGGCATGTTTGCCTATTCCAAGGATATTACAAATACGGCTTCCCGGGAGGGGGCCAGGGCCTATGCCGTTGAGCACAGTGAAGATTTAGCAAGGAATCAAATAAAAGAGATTGTCTCAAAAACCCTATATGTCAATGAAGAAACCTTCCCTGGAGAGAATGTTGAACTTTCGGAGATAACCCATGAAGATCAACCCTTCTGCAAAGCAAGGGTAAGCTACAACGTTCCCGTTATTGCCCCGGATATATTAAAAATACTTAACCCCAAGGACCCCGGTTGGGGACGGTTTAAGAAAGTTACATCATCGGCTTATTTTCTAAAGGAGTATCAACCGGAGGAAGAGTTGGATGAAGAATAAGGTTCTAAAGGGTAAGAAGGGTTTTACCTTTATATTGTTTGTACCAGTATTTTTAATCATTATGCTATTCATGGCCAGGGGTATCGACTGGGGTATGGCTACCGTGGCCAGAGGAAAATTGCAAACCATTTCCGATGCCGGTTCTCTGGCCGGGGCCAGTGCTGTTGAACCGATCACTAAAGTGGAATTGGTGAATAATGATGATGGTTCTTTGGAACTCCGTGAGAAAGTGACTGGCATCAAAATTAACAGCGAAGAAGCCCAAAGGAGAGCCCGTTTAGCCAGAGAGTTAAACGGCGGTACCCAGGACTATTGGCAAGGTGTGGGTGGTCACTGGGAAGGGACAGAGGAACGTATAGAAGGGGATGACATCTACTGCGTTAAGTCTACCGCCAGGGTGAAGTTACCCTTTCTATCACGAATATATGAAAAAGTCTCTGGCCATAAGGATTTAACAATTACCATGCCAGGGGATGCTAGATCAGTTTTGATAAAACAGAAAATGAATATTGATGGGGAAGGGGATGGTATTTCTGAATAGGAAAACATTTGCCTTGATTGCTGTATTTATATTTATACTTGGTGGTGGAATCGGGGCTATGATTGACCACTACTATTACATTACAATACCTCAGCTAAATGCCATGGCAGAGGCCCAGCGCCAGCAGGAAGCACTAAATAAGGCGGTACGGCATGGTAAGGTGGTTGAGGTTAAGCAACAGGAGTTAACTGTTGCTGTAACCGAGTCAGGGGAGGAAACGGAAAAGGGAAAGACCATCACAGTGACATTGACCCCTCGCACCAATATCCAGAAAGGGGATCTTTTTTTGAACCGTGATGGACAGGTGGTAGATATTACGCAGCATCTGAAACCGGGAATAGAAGTGGATTTGCTGGTCAGAGGGGATAAAGCCATGGCCCTGTATTGGGAGCCAGGAGAGGAAAAATAGGTTGGGCGGGATTTGAACATGGATATAACTGTATTTCCATCGGATGCTCGGATGCAAAGTTATATTGTGTGGTCTAGTAATGCTACGGATTGGATTTATTTTTTCTTCTTCTTTATTTTAGTTGTCATAGCAGCTGTATATTGCACAAAGAAGATTAAATCGAATCTAGGCTATTTAGCTGTTATGGTTGCAGTCATAATACTTCTTTCTATTGCAAGCCATTCATTATTAATTGATGTGGAATATGCTTCGATCACGTAATTAAAGAAGTGGTGAAATTATAAATCTTTACGAGGAAGAGAGGGATATAAACATGAATAATTTTAAAATCTCGAAAACTATTAAGATATTCT
This genomic interval from Desulforamulus reducens MI-1 contains the following:
- a CDS encoding Tad domain-containing protein; translation: MKNKVLKGKKGFTFILFVPVFLIIMLFMARGIDWGMATVARGKLQTISDAGSLAGASAVEPITKVELVNNDDGSLELREKVTGIKINSEEAQRRARLARELNGGTQDYWQGVGGHWEGTEERIEGDDIYCVKSTARVKLPFLSRIYEKVSGHKDLTITMPGDARSVLIKQKMNIDGEGDGISE